The following are encoded together in the Gasterosteus aculeatus chromosome 7, fGasAcu3.hap1.1, whole genome shotgun sequence genome:
- the picalma gene encoding phosphatidylinositol binding clathrin assembly protein a isoform X17: protein MSGQSITDRMTAAQHSVTGSAISKTVCKATTHEVMGPKKKHLDYLIQCTNEMNVNIPQLADTLFERTANTSWVVVFKSLTSTHHLMVYGNERFIQYLASRNTLFNLSNFLDKSGLQGYDMSTFIRRYSRYLNEKAVSYRQVAFDFTKVKRGSDGVMRTVNTEKLLKTIPIIQNQMDVLLDFNVNANELTNGVINAAFMLLFKDAIRLFAAYNEGIINLLEKYFDMKKVQCKEGLDIYKKFLTRMTRISEFLKVAEQVGIDRGDIPDLSQAPSSLLDALEQHLASLEGKKVKDSTAASRASTLSKAVSSLANTGRSFTKVDEREKQAALDEEQSRLRALKEQRLLELQKNPSAATTNSSPISPMGGTINSAPAIDLFSTPSSINSTSVIANELLDLQQAFQQPLPLSTTTTWGGFTASPAPLPPQNSQALNVDFDSVFGNNVNANNLDGTGGLLKPTAISSPSQGMSTTLNGQDAHKLVSNDLDSSLANLVGNLGIGNGTAKNDFYWSQPGEKKLTGGNNWQPKTAPSTTWNPAAMAPSVMAFPATTPTGMMAYAMPPHVGSMMMTQPTMMYTQPGMMPANPFVPSPGAQK, encoded by the exons ATGTCTGGTCAGAGCATTACAGACCGAATGACCGCCGCTCAGCACAGTGTCACCGGGTCCGCGATATCAAAAACTGTGTGCAAGGCGACCACCCATGAAGTAATGGGGCCAAAGAAGAAACATTTGGACT ACTTGATTCAGTGCACAAATGAGATGAATGTGAACATCCCTCAGCTGGCCGACACTCTGTTTGAGAGGACCGCCAACACCAGCTGGGTGGTTGTGTTCAAGTCCCTCACTTCCACACACCATCTGATGGTCTACGGCAATGAG AGATTCATACAGTATCTGGCCTCAAGAAACACACTTTTCAATCTCAGCAATTTCTTGGACAAAAGTGGCCTGCAAG GCTATGATATGTCGACGTTCATAAGGAGGTATAGCCGCTACCTGAATGAGAAAGCCGTGTCTTACAGACAGGTCGCTTTTGACTTCACTAAAGTAAAAAGAGG GTCTGATGGAGTGATGAGAACCGTGAACACAGAAAAACTTCTCAAAACTATCCCCATCATTCAAAATCAAATGGATGTCTTACTCGATTTTAAT GTTAATGCCAATGAACTGACAAACGGTGTGATCAACGCAGCCTTCATGCTTTTGTTCAAAGATGCAATCCGTCTGTTCGCAGCGTACAATGAGGGCATAATCAACCTACTGG agaAATACTTTGACATGAAGAAAGTCCAGTGCAAAGAAGGGCTCGACATCTATAAGAAATTCCTGACACGAATGACTAGAATCTCAGAGTTCCTCAAAGTTGCAgag CAAGTCGGAATTGATCGAGGGGACATCCCAGACCTGTCCCAG GCGCCCAGTAGCCTGCTTGATGCCCTGGAGCAGCATTTGGCCTCTTTAGAGGGAAAGAAAGTGAAGGACTCAACAGCCGCCAGCAG GGCCAGCACCCTGTCCAAGGCTGTCTCCTCTCTGGCCAACACTGGCAGATCTTTCACCAAAGTGGATGAGCGAGAAAAGCAGGCAGCCCTGGATGAAGAACAGAGTCGTCTGAGGGCACTAAAG GAGCAGCGTCTCTTGGAGCTTCAGAAGAATCCTTCTGCAGCAACCACAAACTCTTCCCCTATTTCCCCGATGGGCGGGACCATCAACTCGGCCCCAGCCATTGACCTCTTCTCCACCCCCAGCTCCATCAATAG CACCTCTGTGATAGCCAATGAGCTACTGGATCTGCAGCAAGCCTTCCAGCAGCCGCTGCCTctgtccaccaccaccacatggGGAG GGTTTACAGCTTCCCCAGCACCCCTGCCCCCACAAAACTCTCAGGCCCTTAACGTGGACTTTGACTCAGTATTTGGCAACAACGTCAATGCTAACAACCTGGATGGTACAG GTGGTCTCCTCAAACCCACAGCGATATCTTCACCCAGTCAGGGTATGAGCACGACCCTGAACGGCCAAGATGCCCACAAACTGGTGTCCAACGACCTGGACTCATCACTTGCTAATCTGGTCGGCA ATCTGGGAATTGGCAACGGCACAGCAAAGAA TGATTTttactggagtcagcctggTGAGAAGAAGCTGACAGGTGGAAACAACTGGCAACCCAAGACTGCTCCTTCTACCACCTGGAACCCTGCCGCC
- the picalma gene encoding phosphatidylinositol binding clathrin assembly protein a isoform X1 encodes MSGQSITDRMTAAQHSVTGSAISKTVCKATTHEVMGPKKKHLDYLIQCTNEMNVNIPQLADTLFERTANTSWVVVFKSLTSTHHLMVYGNERFIQYLASRNTLFNLSNFLDKSGLQGYDMSTFIRRYSRYLNEKAVSYRQVAFDFTKVKRGSDGVMRTVNTEKLLKTIPIIQNQMDVLLDFNVNANELTNGVINAAFMLLFKDAIRLFAAYNEGIINLLEKYFDMKKVQCKEGLDIYKKFLTRMTRISEFLKVAEQVGIDRGDIPDLSQFTVCAPSSLLDALEQHLASLEGKKVKDSTAASRASTLSKAVSSLANTGRSFTKVDEREKQAALDEEQSRLRALKEQRLLELQKNPSAATTNSSPISPMGGTINSAPAIDLFSTPSSINSTSVIANELLDLQQAFQQPLPLSTTTTWGDSFCGPSPYNTPPLFQSDSSAEASLFGGFTASPAPLPPQNSQALNVDFDSVFGNNVNANNLDGTDVLGGLLKPTAISSPSQGMSTTLNGQDAHKLVSNDLDSSLANLVGNLGIGNGTAKNDFYWSQPGEKKLTGGNNWQPKTAPSTTWNPAAMAPSVMAFPATTPTGMMAYAMPPHVGSMMMTQPTMMYTQPGMMPANPFVPSPGAQMHFM; translated from the exons ATGTCTGGTCAGAGCATTACAGACCGAATGACCGCCGCTCAGCACAGTGTCACCGGGTCCGCGATATCAAAAACTGTGTGCAAGGCGACCACCCATGAAGTAATGGGGCCAAAGAAGAAACATTTGGACT ACTTGATTCAGTGCACAAATGAGATGAATGTGAACATCCCTCAGCTGGCCGACACTCTGTTTGAGAGGACCGCCAACACCAGCTGGGTGGTTGTGTTCAAGTCCCTCACTTCCACACACCATCTGATGGTCTACGGCAATGAG AGATTCATACAGTATCTGGCCTCAAGAAACACACTTTTCAATCTCAGCAATTTCTTGGACAAAAGTGGCCTGCAAG GCTATGATATGTCGACGTTCATAAGGAGGTATAGCCGCTACCTGAATGAGAAAGCCGTGTCTTACAGACAGGTCGCTTTTGACTTCACTAAAGTAAAAAGAGG GTCTGATGGAGTGATGAGAACCGTGAACACAGAAAAACTTCTCAAAACTATCCCCATCATTCAAAATCAAATGGATGTCTTACTCGATTTTAAT GTTAATGCCAATGAACTGACAAACGGTGTGATCAACGCAGCCTTCATGCTTTTGTTCAAAGATGCAATCCGTCTGTTCGCAGCGTACAATGAGGGCATAATCAACCTACTGG agaAATACTTTGACATGAAGAAAGTCCAGTGCAAAGAAGGGCTCGACATCTATAAGAAATTCCTGACACGAATGACTAGAATCTCAGAGTTCCTCAAAGTTGCAgag CAAGTCGGAATTGATCGAGGGGACATCCCAGACCTGTCCCAG TTTACAGTTTGT GCGCCCAGTAGCCTGCTTGATGCCCTGGAGCAGCATTTGGCCTCTTTAGAGGGAAAGAAAGTGAAGGACTCAACAGCCGCCAGCAG GGCCAGCACCCTGTCCAAGGCTGTCTCCTCTCTGGCCAACACTGGCAGATCTTTCACCAAAGTGGATGAGCGAGAAAAGCAGGCAGCCCTGGATGAAGAACAGAGTCGTCTGAGGGCACTAAAG GAGCAGCGTCTCTTGGAGCTTCAGAAGAATCCTTCTGCAGCAACCACAAACTCTTCCCCTATTTCCCCGATGGGCGGGACCATCAACTCGGCCCCAGCCATTGACCTCTTCTCCACCCCCAGCTCCATCAATAG CACCTCTGTGATAGCCAATGAGCTACTGGATCTGCAGCAAGCCTTCCAGCAGCCGCTGCCTctgtccaccaccaccacatggGGAG ACTCCTTCTGTGGGCCAAGCCCTTACAACACTCCTCCACTCTTCCAATCTGATTCCTCTGCTGAAGCTTCTCTATTCGGAG GGTTTACAGCTTCCCCAGCACCCCTGCCCCCACAAAACTCTCAGGCCCTTAACGTGGACTTTGACTCAGTATTTGGCAACAACGTCAATGCTAACAACCTGGATGGTACAG ATGTTTTAGGTGGTCTCCTCAAACCCACAGCGATATCTTCACCCAGTCAGGGTATGAGCACGACCCTGAACGGCCAAGATGCCCACAAACTGGTGTCCAACGACCTGGACTCATCACTTGCTAATCTGGTCGGCA ATCTGGGAATTGGCAACGGCACAGCAAAGAA TGATTTttactggagtcagcctggTGAGAAGAAGCTGACAGGTGGAAACAACTGGCAACCCAAGACTGCTCCTTCTACCACCTGGAACCCTGCCGCC
- the picalma gene encoding phosphatidylinositol binding clathrin assembly protein a isoform X15 has product MSGQSITDRMTAAQHSVTGSAISKTVCKATTHEVMGPKKKHLDYLIQCTNEMNVNIPQLADTLFERTANTSWVVVFKSLTSTHHLMVYGNERFIQYLASRNTLFNLSNFLDKSGLQGYDMSTFIRRYSRYLNEKAVSYRQVAFDFTKVKRGSDGVMRTVNTEKLLKTIPIIQNQMDVLLDFNVNANELTNGVINAAFMLLFKDAIRLFAAYNEGIINLLEKYFDMKKVQCKEGLDIYKKFLTRMTRISEFLKVAEQVGIDRGDIPDLSQAPSSLLDALEQHLASLEGKKVKDSTAASRASTLSKAVSSLANTGRSFTKVDEREKQAALDEEQSRLRALKEQRLLELQKNPSAATTNSSPISPMGGTINSAPAIDLFSTPSSINSTSVIANELLDLQQAFQQPLPLSTTTTWGGFTASPAPLPPQNSQALNVDFDSVFGNNVNANNLDGTGGLLKPTAISSPSQGMSTTLNGQDAHKLVSNDLDSSLANLVGNLGIGNGTAKNDFYWSQPGEKKLTGGNNWQPKTAPSTTWNPAAMAPSVMAFPATTPTGMMAYAMPPHVGSMMMTQPTMMYTQPGMMPANPFVPSPGAQMHFM; this is encoded by the exons ATGTCTGGTCAGAGCATTACAGACCGAATGACCGCCGCTCAGCACAGTGTCACCGGGTCCGCGATATCAAAAACTGTGTGCAAGGCGACCACCCATGAAGTAATGGGGCCAAAGAAGAAACATTTGGACT ACTTGATTCAGTGCACAAATGAGATGAATGTGAACATCCCTCAGCTGGCCGACACTCTGTTTGAGAGGACCGCCAACACCAGCTGGGTGGTTGTGTTCAAGTCCCTCACTTCCACACACCATCTGATGGTCTACGGCAATGAG AGATTCATACAGTATCTGGCCTCAAGAAACACACTTTTCAATCTCAGCAATTTCTTGGACAAAAGTGGCCTGCAAG GCTATGATATGTCGACGTTCATAAGGAGGTATAGCCGCTACCTGAATGAGAAAGCCGTGTCTTACAGACAGGTCGCTTTTGACTTCACTAAAGTAAAAAGAGG GTCTGATGGAGTGATGAGAACCGTGAACACAGAAAAACTTCTCAAAACTATCCCCATCATTCAAAATCAAATGGATGTCTTACTCGATTTTAAT GTTAATGCCAATGAACTGACAAACGGTGTGATCAACGCAGCCTTCATGCTTTTGTTCAAAGATGCAATCCGTCTGTTCGCAGCGTACAATGAGGGCATAATCAACCTACTGG agaAATACTTTGACATGAAGAAAGTCCAGTGCAAAGAAGGGCTCGACATCTATAAGAAATTCCTGACACGAATGACTAGAATCTCAGAGTTCCTCAAAGTTGCAgag CAAGTCGGAATTGATCGAGGGGACATCCCAGACCTGTCCCAG GCGCCCAGTAGCCTGCTTGATGCCCTGGAGCAGCATTTGGCCTCTTTAGAGGGAAAGAAAGTGAAGGACTCAACAGCCGCCAGCAG GGCCAGCACCCTGTCCAAGGCTGTCTCCTCTCTGGCCAACACTGGCAGATCTTTCACCAAAGTGGATGAGCGAGAAAAGCAGGCAGCCCTGGATGAAGAACAGAGTCGTCTGAGGGCACTAAAG GAGCAGCGTCTCTTGGAGCTTCAGAAGAATCCTTCTGCAGCAACCACAAACTCTTCCCCTATTTCCCCGATGGGCGGGACCATCAACTCGGCCCCAGCCATTGACCTCTTCTCCACCCCCAGCTCCATCAATAG CACCTCTGTGATAGCCAATGAGCTACTGGATCTGCAGCAAGCCTTCCAGCAGCCGCTGCCTctgtccaccaccaccacatggGGAG GGTTTACAGCTTCCCCAGCACCCCTGCCCCCACAAAACTCTCAGGCCCTTAACGTGGACTTTGACTCAGTATTTGGCAACAACGTCAATGCTAACAACCTGGATGGTACAG GTGGTCTCCTCAAACCCACAGCGATATCTTCACCCAGTCAGGGTATGAGCACGACCCTGAACGGCCAAGATGCCCACAAACTGGTGTCCAACGACCTGGACTCATCACTTGCTAATCTGGTCGGCA ATCTGGGAATTGGCAACGGCACAGCAAAGAA TGATTTttactggagtcagcctggTGAGAAGAAGCTGACAGGTGGAAACAACTGGCAACCCAAGACTGCTCCTTCTACCACCTGGAACCCTGCCGCC
- the picalma gene encoding phosphatidylinositol binding clathrin assembly protein a isoform X14 → MSGQSITDRMTAAQHSVTGSAISKTVCKATTHEVMGPKKKHLDYLIQCTNEMNVNIPQLADTLFERTANTSWVVVFKSLTSTHHLMVYGNERFIQYLASRNTLFNLSNFLDKSGLQGYDMSTFIRRYSRYLNEKAVSYRQVAFDFTKVKRGSDGVMRTVNTEKLLKTIPIIQNQMDVLLDFNVNANELTNGVINAAFMLLFKDAIRLFAAYNEGIINLLEKYFDMKKVQCKEGLDIYKKFLTRMTRISEFLKVAEQVGIDRGDIPDLSQAPSSLLDALEQHLASLEGKKVKDSTAASRASTLSKAVSSLANTGRSFTKVDEREKQAALDEEQSRLRALKRLLELQKNPSAATTNSSPISPMGGTINSAPAIDLFSTPSSINSTSVIANELLDLQQAFQQPLPLSTTTTWGGFTASPAPLPPQNSQALNVDFDSVFGNNVNANNLDGTDVLGGLLKPTAISSPSQGMSTTLNGQDAHKLVSNDLDSSLANLVGNLGIGNGTAKNDFYWSQPGEKKLTGGNNWQPKTAPSTTWNPAAMAPSVMAFPATTPTGMMAYAMPPHVGSMMMTQPTMMYTQPGMMPANPFVPSPGAQMHFM, encoded by the exons ATGTCTGGTCAGAGCATTACAGACCGAATGACCGCCGCTCAGCACAGTGTCACCGGGTCCGCGATATCAAAAACTGTGTGCAAGGCGACCACCCATGAAGTAATGGGGCCAAAGAAGAAACATTTGGACT ACTTGATTCAGTGCACAAATGAGATGAATGTGAACATCCCTCAGCTGGCCGACACTCTGTTTGAGAGGACCGCCAACACCAGCTGGGTGGTTGTGTTCAAGTCCCTCACTTCCACACACCATCTGATGGTCTACGGCAATGAG AGATTCATACAGTATCTGGCCTCAAGAAACACACTTTTCAATCTCAGCAATTTCTTGGACAAAAGTGGCCTGCAAG GCTATGATATGTCGACGTTCATAAGGAGGTATAGCCGCTACCTGAATGAGAAAGCCGTGTCTTACAGACAGGTCGCTTTTGACTTCACTAAAGTAAAAAGAGG GTCTGATGGAGTGATGAGAACCGTGAACACAGAAAAACTTCTCAAAACTATCCCCATCATTCAAAATCAAATGGATGTCTTACTCGATTTTAAT GTTAATGCCAATGAACTGACAAACGGTGTGATCAACGCAGCCTTCATGCTTTTGTTCAAAGATGCAATCCGTCTGTTCGCAGCGTACAATGAGGGCATAATCAACCTACTGG agaAATACTTTGACATGAAGAAAGTCCAGTGCAAAGAAGGGCTCGACATCTATAAGAAATTCCTGACACGAATGACTAGAATCTCAGAGTTCCTCAAAGTTGCAgag CAAGTCGGAATTGATCGAGGGGACATCCCAGACCTGTCCCAG GCGCCCAGTAGCCTGCTTGATGCCCTGGAGCAGCATTTGGCCTCTTTAGAGGGAAAGAAAGTGAAGGACTCAACAGCCGCCAGCAG GGCCAGCACCCTGTCCAAGGCTGTCTCCTCTCTGGCCAACACTGGCAGATCTTTCACCAAAGTGGATGAGCGAGAAAAGCAGGCAGCCCTGGATGAAGAACAGAGTCGTCTGAGGGCACTAAAG CGTCTCTTGGAGCTTCAGAAGAATCCTTCTGCAGCAACCACAAACTCTTCCCCTATTTCCCCGATGGGCGGGACCATCAACTCGGCCCCAGCCATTGACCTCTTCTCCACCCCCAGCTCCATCAATAG CACCTCTGTGATAGCCAATGAGCTACTGGATCTGCAGCAAGCCTTCCAGCAGCCGCTGCCTctgtccaccaccaccacatggGGAG GGTTTACAGCTTCCCCAGCACCCCTGCCCCCACAAAACTCTCAGGCCCTTAACGTGGACTTTGACTCAGTATTTGGCAACAACGTCAATGCTAACAACCTGGATGGTACAG ATGTTTTAGGTGGTCTCCTCAAACCCACAGCGATATCTTCACCCAGTCAGGGTATGAGCACGACCCTGAACGGCCAAGATGCCCACAAACTGGTGTCCAACGACCTGGACTCATCACTTGCTAATCTGGTCGGCA ATCTGGGAATTGGCAACGGCACAGCAAAGAA TGATTTttactggagtcagcctggTGAGAAGAAGCTGACAGGTGGAAACAACTGGCAACCCAAGACTGCTCCTTCTACCACCTGGAACCCTGCCGCC
- the picalma gene encoding phosphatidylinositol binding clathrin assembly protein a isoform X11, which produces MSGQSITDRMTAAQHSVTGSAISKTVCKATTHEVMGPKKKHLDYLIQCTNEMNVNIPQLADTLFERTANTSWVVVFKSLTSTHHLMVYGNERFIQYLASRNTLFNLSNFLDKSGLQGYDMSTFIRRYSRYLNEKAVSYRQVAFDFTKVKRGSDGVMRTVNTEKLLKTIPIIQNQMDVLLDFNVNANELTNGVINAAFMLLFKDAIRLFAAYNEGIINLLEKYFDMKKVQCKEGLDIYKKFLTRMTRISEFLKVAEQVGIDRGDIPDLSQFTVCAPSSLLDALEQHLASLEGKKVKDSTAASRASTLSKAVSSLANTGRSFTKVDEREKQAALDEEQSRLRALKEQRLLELQKNPSAATTNSSPISPMGGTINSAPAIDLFSTPSSINSTSVIANELLDLQQAFQQPLPLSTTTTWGGFTASPAPLPPQNSQALNVDFDSVFGNNVNANNLDGTDVLGGLLKPTAISSPSQGMSTTLNGQDAHKLVSNDLDSSLANLVGNLGIGNGTAKNDFYWSQPGEKKLTGGNNWQPKTAPSTTWNPAAMAPSVMAFPATTPTGMMAYAMPPHVGSMMMTQPTMMYTQPGMMPANPFVPSPGAQMHFM; this is translated from the exons ATGTCTGGTCAGAGCATTACAGACCGAATGACCGCCGCTCAGCACAGTGTCACCGGGTCCGCGATATCAAAAACTGTGTGCAAGGCGACCACCCATGAAGTAATGGGGCCAAAGAAGAAACATTTGGACT ACTTGATTCAGTGCACAAATGAGATGAATGTGAACATCCCTCAGCTGGCCGACACTCTGTTTGAGAGGACCGCCAACACCAGCTGGGTGGTTGTGTTCAAGTCCCTCACTTCCACACACCATCTGATGGTCTACGGCAATGAG AGATTCATACAGTATCTGGCCTCAAGAAACACACTTTTCAATCTCAGCAATTTCTTGGACAAAAGTGGCCTGCAAG GCTATGATATGTCGACGTTCATAAGGAGGTATAGCCGCTACCTGAATGAGAAAGCCGTGTCTTACAGACAGGTCGCTTTTGACTTCACTAAAGTAAAAAGAGG GTCTGATGGAGTGATGAGAACCGTGAACACAGAAAAACTTCTCAAAACTATCCCCATCATTCAAAATCAAATGGATGTCTTACTCGATTTTAAT GTTAATGCCAATGAACTGACAAACGGTGTGATCAACGCAGCCTTCATGCTTTTGTTCAAAGATGCAATCCGTCTGTTCGCAGCGTACAATGAGGGCATAATCAACCTACTGG agaAATACTTTGACATGAAGAAAGTCCAGTGCAAAGAAGGGCTCGACATCTATAAGAAATTCCTGACACGAATGACTAGAATCTCAGAGTTCCTCAAAGTTGCAgag CAAGTCGGAATTGATCGAGGGGACATCCCAGACCTGTCCCAG TTTACAGTTTGT GCGCCCAGTAGCCTGCTTGATGCCCTGGAGCAGCATTTGGCCTCTTTAGAGGGAAAGAAAGTGAAGGACTCAACAGCCGCCAGCAG GGCCAGCACCCTGTCCAAGGCTGTCTCCTCTCTGGCCAACACTGGCAGATCTTTCACCAAAGTGGATGAGCGAGAAAAGCAGGCAGCCCTGGATGAAGAACAGAGTCGTCTGAGGGCACTAAAG GAGCAGCGTCTCTTGGAGCTTCAGAAGAATCCTTCTGCAGCAACCACAAACTCTTCCCCTATTTCCCCGATGGGCGGGACCATCAACTCGGCCCCAGCCATTGACCTCTTCTCCACCCCCAGCTCCATCAATAG CACCTCTGTGATAGCCAATGAGCTACTGGATCTGCAGCAAGCCTTCCAGCAGCCGCTGCCTctgtccaccaccaccacatggGGAG GGTTTACAGCTTCCCCAGCACCCCTGCCCCCACAAAACTCTCAGGCCCTTAACGTGGACTTTGACTCAGTATTTGGCAACAACGTCAATGCTAACAACCTGGATGGTACAG ATGTTTTAGGTGGTCTCCTCAAACCCACAGCGATATCTTCACCCAGTCAGGGTATGAGCACGACCCTGAACGGCCAAGATGCCCACAAACTGGTGTCCAACGACCTGGACTCATCACTTGCTAATCTGGTCGGCA ATCTGGGAATTGGCAACGGCACAGCAAAGAA TGATTTttactggagtcagcctggTGAGAAGAAGCTGACAGGTGGAAACAACTGGCAACCCAAGACTGCTCCTTCTACCACCTGGAACCCTGCCGCC
- the picalma gene encoding phosphatidylinositol binding clathrin assembly protein a isoform X4 has protein sequence MSGQSITDRMTAAQHSVTGSAISKTVCKATTHEVMGPKKKHLDYLIQCTNEMNVNIPQLADTLFERTANTSWVVVFKSLTSTHHLMVYGNERFIQYLASRNTLFNLSNFLDKSGLQGYDMSTFIRRYSRYLNEKAVSYRQVAFDFTKVKRGSDGVMRTVNTEKLLKTIPIIQNQMDVLLDFNVNANELTNGVINAAFMLLFKDAIRLFAAYNEGIINLLEKYFDMKKVQCKEGLDIYKKFLTRMTRISEFLKVAEQVGIDRGDIPDLSQFTVCAPSSLLDALEQHLASLEGKKVKDSTAASRASTLSKAVSSLANTGRSFTKVDEREKQAALDEEQSRLRALKEQRLLELQKNPSAATTNSSPISPMGGTINSAPAIDLFSTPSSINSTSVIANELLDLQQAFQQPLPLSTTTTWGDSFCGPSPYNTPPLFQSDSSAEASLFGGFTASPAPLPPQNSQALNVDFDSVFGNNVNANNLDGTDVLGGLLKPTAISSPSQGMSTTLNGQDAHKLVSNDLDSSLANLVGNLGIGNGTAKNDFYWSQPGEKKLTGGNNWQPKTAPSTTWNPAAMAPSVMAFPATTPTGMMAYAMPPHVGSMMMTQPTMMYTQPGMMPANPFVPSPGAQK, from the exons ATGTCTGGTCAGAGCATTACAGACCGAATGACCGCCGCTCAGCACAGTGTCACCGGGTCCGCGATATCAAAAACTGTGTGCAAGGCGACCACCCATGAAGTAATGGGGCCAAAGAAGAAACATTTGGACT ACTTGATTCAGTGCACAAATGAGATGAATGTGAACATCCCTCAGCTGGCCGACACTCTGTTTGAGAGGACCGCCAACACCAGCTGGGTGGTTGTGTTCAAGTCCCTCACTTCCACACACCATCTGATGGTCTACGGCAATGAG AGATTCATACAGTATCTGGCCTCAAGAAACACACTTTTCAATCTCAGCAATTTCTTGGACAAAAGTGGCCTGCAAG GCTATGATATGTCGACGTTCATAAGGAGGTATAGCCGCTACCTGAATGAGAAAGCCGTGTCTTACAGACAGGTCGCTTTTGACTTCACTAAAGTAAAAAGAGG GTCTGATGGAGTGATGAGAACCGTGAACACAGAAAAACTTCTCAAAACTATCCCCATCATTCAAAATCAAATGGATGTCTTACTCGATTTTAAT GTTAATGCCAATGAACTGACAAACGGTGTGATCAACGCAGCCTTCATGCTTTTGTTCAAAGATGCAATCCGTCTGTTCGCAGCGTACAATGAGGGCATAATCAACCTACTGG agaAATACTTTGACATGAAGAAAGTCCAGTGCAAAGAAGGGCTCGACATCTATAAGAAATTCCTGACACGAATGACTAGAATCTCAGAGTTCCTCAAAGTTGCAgag CAAGTCGGAATTGATCGAGGGGACATCCCAGACCTGTCCCAG TTTACAGTTTGT GCGCCCAGTAGCCTGCTTGATGCCCTGGAGCAGCATTTGGCCTCTTTAGAGGGAAAGAAAGTGAAGGACTCAACAGCCGCCAGCAG GGCCAGCACCCTGTCCAAGGCTGTCTCCTCTCTGGCCAACACTGGCAGATCTTTCACCAAAGTGGATGAGCGAGAAAAGCAGGCAGCCCTGGATGAAGAACAGAGTCGTCTGAGGGCACTAAAG GAGCAGCGTCTCTTGGAGCTTCAGAAGAATCCTTCTGCAGCAACCACAAACTCTTCCCCTATTTCCCCGATGGGCGGGACCATCAACTCGGCCCCAGCCATTGACCTCTTCTCCACCCCCAGCTCCATCAATAG CACCTCTGTGATAGCCAATGAGCTACTGGATCTGCAGCAAGCCTTCCAGCAGCCGCTGCCTctgtccaccaccaccacatggGGAG ACTCCTTCTGTGGGCCAAGCCCTTACAACACTCCTCCACTCTTCCAATCTGATTCCTCTGCTGAAGCTTCTCTATTCGGAG GGTTTACAGCTTCCCCAGCACCCCTGCCCCCACAAAACTCTCAGGCCCTTAACGTGGACTTTGACTCAGTATTTGGCAACAACGTCAATGCTAACAACCTGGATGGTACAG ATGTTTTAGGTGGTCTCCTCAAACCCACAGCGATATCTTCACCCAGTCAGGGTATGAGCACGACCCTGAACGGCCAAGATGCCCACAAACTGGTGTCCAACGACCTGGACTCATCACTTGCTAATCTGGTCGGCA ATCTGGGAATTGGCAACGGCACAGCAAAGAA TGATTTttactggagtcagcctggTGAGAAGAAGCTGACAGGTGGAAACAACTGGCAACCCAAGACTGCTCCTTCTACCACCTGGAACCCTGCCGCC